TCGTGCAAATATCAGAAAACGGACTCGGACTGATTAAACAGTTTGAGGGTTGTCGTCTGTTCGCGTATCCTGACCCTGGAACAGGACACGCGCCATGGACAATTGGCTACGGCTGGACACAATCGGTAGACGGCAAACCGATCAAACCCGGACTGAGGATTGACCAGGAAACAGCTGAGCGGTTATTACGCTGCGGTGTGGTGCAGTTTGAGCAGGCGGTTAATAAACTGGTGCGGGTACGGCTGAATCAGAACCAGTTCGACGCGCTGGTGTCGTTCACCTATAACGTCGGGCAGCGCTCGTTC
The sequence above is drawn from the Enterobacteriaceae bacterium ESL0689 genome and encodes:
- a CDS encoding lysozyme; the protein is MQISENGLGLIKQFEGCRLFAYPDPGTGHAPWTIGYGWTQSVDGKPIKPGLRIDQETAERLLRCGVVQFEQAVNKLVRVRLNQNQFDALVSFTYNVGQRSFSSSTLLKRLNQGDYAGAAREFARWNKSGGRVLAGLTKRREAERKLFEQKYS